The window CGCGCGGTCAATGTTATGTGACTGGCAGCACCGAAACACCTGACGCCGAGCAATTGCTGTGCTACCCCGGCGAGGAAATTCTGGTTTCGGCCAGCCGCGACGGATTGCTGGGGCGTGACAGCTTCACCGGCTCCGCGCTCGTGATCTCCGCCGAACAGGTCGAAGACCGCCAGACCCGCGACGTCGCCGATATTCTCCGCGATGTGCCCGGCATCGCGGTCGCAGGCGTCGCGGGCCAGACGCAGATTCGCCTGCGCGGCTCGGAAGCCAATCACGTCCTCGTGCTGGTCGACGGGATCGAAGTGTCCGATCCCTTCGCGGGCGAGTTCGATGTCGGCACGCTGCAGGCCGAACCCGGCGCGCGCCTCGAAGTGCTGCGCGGGCAGCAATCGGCGCTCTACGGCCCCGACGCGATTGGCGGCGTGATCGCCTATGACAGCGCCACCGGCCGCGCGCGGCCGGGCTTTTCCGCAAGAATCGAGGGCGGCACCGATGACACGGTGAACGGCGCGCTGCGTTACGGCGCTTCCGGCGAAAGCTGGGACGCGGCGCTTTCCGCCGTGGTTGTCAGCACCGATGGCCAGCCCAATGCGCGCGGCGGCACGCGCGATATCGGGCGCGACAGCTACACGTTGGCGGGCAAGGGCAGCGTTGCGGTGGGCGATGCGGTCACGCTGCGCGCCGCCGCGCGCTTCATCCGCACCGAAGGCCAGACCAATGACAGCGATTTCGACCCGGCGAGCCCCACCTTCGGCTTCATCATCGACAGCCCCGGCGTCGCCTTTACGAACGAGGCGGTCTATGCGCTCGCCGGTGCACGGCTTGGCACGCTGGACGGGCGCTGGACGCATGACCTTTCCGCGCAGATCGCCAATGTCAGCCGCGAGACCGACAGCCCCTTCGGCATCACTTCGGCAAGCGAGGGCGACCGCTTCAAGGTGTCCTATGTCAGCGCACTGAACGTGGCCGACGCGCACAACCTCACCTTCGCCGCCGATTACGAGGTCGAAGGCTTCCGCAATGCAACGCCGGGCGGCTTCGTGTTCGACGAGCGGCGCGAAATCGAGCAGGTCGGGCTGGTTGGCGAATATCGCTACACCGGCGAGGCTTTCGATCTCACCGCGGCGCTGCGGCACGACATCAACGACCTGTTCCGCGATGCCACCACCTTCCGCGTGGGCGCAGGCTATCGCCTGACCGAAAGCACCCGGCTGCGCGCGGCGGCGGGCAGCGGGGTCAAAAACCCCGGCTTCTTCGAGCTTTACGGCTTCGTCGACGGACGCTTCATCGGCAACGCTGCGCTGCGCCCTGAAAAATCGACCGGGTGGGAAGCGGGCATCGATCAGCAGCTGGGCGACAACGCCAGCCTTGCGGTGACATATTTCGACAGTGAGCTCGACGGCGAAATCTTCACCACGTTCCCGCCCCCGAACTTCATCGCCACCCCCGCCAACCGCACCACCACCAGCACGCAGCGCGGGATCGAAGTCGCGCTCTCGGCGAGGCTGGCGCCGCAATGGCGCCTTGATGCGGCCTATTCCTATCTCGATGCCGAGGAGAACGGCGTGCGCGAGGTGCGCCGGCCGCGTCACATCGCCAGCACCGCGCTGACCTGGGAGGCGCCCGGCGATGCCGCCTCGGCAACGCTGGTGGTTCGCCACAACGGCGCGACCCCCGATGTCGCCTTCACCGATCCCAGCTTCGTGCCGGTGCGAGTGAGCCTCGATGACTACACGCTGGTCAACCTTAACGCGCGTGTGAAGCTCAACGACAGCATCGCCGCCTTTGCCCGCGCCGAAAACCTGCTGGACGAGGAATACGAACAGGTGTTCAGCTTTGTGTCGCCGGGCCGCAGCGCGGTCGTGGGGATCGAAGCGCGTTTTTGAGGTTCGCGGGTCGTTGGCTGGGGCGACAAGACAGTATCGCTCGCATTTGCAGCAAAAATTGCCTATGCGCGCGCCATGCATTTTCTCGACCAAGCCAAGATCTATGTGAAATCCGGTGGAGGCGGCCCCGGGGCCGTCTCCTTTCGGCGTGAGATGTACGTCGAATATGGCGGGCCCGACGGCGGCAATGGCGGCCGCGGCGGGGATATCGTGTTCGAAGCGGTCGCGGGCCTCAACACGCTGATCGACTTCCGCTATTCGCAGCACTTCAAGGCCCCGCGCGGCGGCCACGGGATGGGCAAGGACCGCACCGGCGCCGGCGGTAAGTCGCTGGTGATCAAGGTGCCCGTCGGCACGCAGGTCCTGTCCGAAGACAAGAGCGAGGTGCTGCTCGATTTCGTCGAGGTCGGCCAGCGGGTCGTCTTCCTCGAAGGCGGGATGGGCGGGCGCGGCAACGCCAGCTACAAGACCTCGACCAACCGCGCCCCGCGCCAGCATCAGGACGGCATCCCCGGACAGGAAGCCTGGGTGTGGCTGCGGCTCAAGCTGCTCGCCGATGTCGGGCTTGTGGGTCTGCCCAACGCGGGCAAATCGACCTTTATCAACGCGGTGTCGAACGCGCAGGCCAAGGTCGGCAATTACGCCTTCACCACGCTGGTGCCCAAGCTTGGCGTGGTGCGCCACAAGGGCCGCGAATTCGTGCTTGCGGATATTCCGGGCCTGATCGAAGGCGCGTCCGAAGGCGTCGGGATCGGTGACCGTTTCCTTGGCCATATCGAACGCTGCCGGGTGCTGATCCACCTGATCGACATTACCGGCACCGACGATGCCGACCCCGCCGAAGCGATGCGGA is drawn from Erythrobacter neustonensis and contains these coding sequences:
- a CDS encoding TonB-dependent receptor plug domain-containing protein; translation: MKNFALLNSVAWAALVWAAPVMAQDDGRARGQCYVTGSTETPDAEQLLCYPGEEILVSASRDGLLGRDSFTGSALVISAEQVEDRQTRDVADILRDVPGIAVAGVAGQTQIRLRGSEANHVLVLVDGIEVSDPFAGEFDVGTLQAEPGARLEVLRGQQSALYGPDAIGGVIAYDSATGRARPGFSARIEGGTDDTVNGALRYGASGESWDAALSAVVVSTDGQPNARGGTRDIGRDSYTLAGKGSVAVGDAVTLRAAARFIRTEGQTNDSDFDPASPTFGFIIDSPGVAFTNEAVYALAGARLGTLDGRWTHDLSAQIANVSRETDSPFGITSASEGDRFKVSYVSALNVADAHNLTFAADYEVEGFRNATPGGFVFDERREIEQVGLVGEYRYTGEAFDLTAALRHDINDLFRDATTFRVGAGYRLTESTRLRAAAGSGVKNPGFFELYGFVDGRFIGNAALRPEKSTGWEAGIDQQLGDNASLAVTYFDSELDGEIFTTFPPPNFIATPANRTTTSTQRGIEVALSARLAPQWRLDAAYSYLDAEENGVREVRRPRHIASTALTWEAPGDAASATLVVRHNGATPDVAFTDPSFVPVRVSLDDYTLVNLNARVKLNDSIAAFARAENLLDEEYEQVFSFVSPGRSAVVGIEARF
- the obgE gene encoding GTPase ObgE — encoded protein: MHFLDQAKIYVKSGGGGPGAVSFRREMYVEYGGPDGGNGGRGGDIVFEAVAGLNTLIDFRYSQHFKAPRGGHGMGKDRTGAGGKSLVIKVPVGTQVLSEDKSEVLLDFVEVGQRVVFLEGGMGGRGNASYKTSTNRAPRQHQDGIPGQEAWVWLRLKLLADVGLVGLPNAGKSTFINAVSNAQAKVGNYAFTTLVPKLGVVRHKGREFVLADIPGLIEGASEGVGIGDRFLGHIERCRVLIHLIDITGTDDADPAEAMRIVEDELIAYGAGLEDKARLVVLNKLDLADAELVEAYSKELLEAGADKVFAVSGITGAGIPELLDAVLSYLPDRTATETKAVEIEDEDEAPAWSPL